The following proteins are co-located in the Paenibacillus sp. JNUCC32 genome:
- the sufU gene encoding Fe-S cluster assembly sulfur transfer protein SufU produces the protein MQLDDLYRRVIMDHYKNPRNRGKFEEDAVTIDLNNPTCGDRISLQLKVENGVVADAKYTGEGCSISMSSASMMTDAVKGRTLDEAISLADRFSSLMKGDEVDFDEYEDIEALSGVNKFPARIKCATLAWNALRKGIDAK, from the coding sequence ATGCAACTTGACGATTTGTACAGACGTGTCATCATGGATCATTATAAGAACCCCCGCAATCGCGGCAAGTTTGAAGAAGATGCGGTAACCATCGATTTGAACAATCCGACTTGCGGAGATCGCATTTCCTTGCAGCTTAAGGTAGAGAACGGCGTGGTCGCCGATGCCAAATATACGGGGGAAGGCTGCTCCATCAGCATGTCTTCCGCTTCGATGATGACGGACGCCGTAAAAGGAAGAACGCTGGACGAAGCCATCAGTTTGGCGGACCGCTTTTCTTCCCTTATGAAAGGCGATGAAGTGGATTTTGACGAGTACGAGGATATTGAAGCCCTATCCGGTGTTAACAAGTTTCCTGCACGCATTAAATGCGCAACACTTGCGTGGAACGCACTCCGAAAAGGAATTGACGCGAAGTAA
- a CDS encoding cysteine desulfurase codes for MIASVREQFPILHQEINGHPLVYLDNAATSQKPQVVIDAVKRYYEWENSNVHRGVHTLGSRATDAYEGAREKVARFINAESSEQIIFTRGTTTALNLVASSYARSVCGPGDEIVLTEMEHHSNLIPWQQAAIAVGATLKYIPLQPDGTIRVEDVEELVTERTKVVAIAYVSNVMGVVHPVKQIAEIAHRHGAVIVVDGAQSTPHMKVDVQDLDCDFYALSGHKMCAPTGIGALYGKKALLESMEPIEFGGEMINDVGLYESNWKELPWKFEGGTPIIAGAVGLGAAIDFLEEIGMDAIERHEAQLANYAMDRISEIEGISIYGPRKRKVGLITFNLGDVHPHDVATVLDAQGIAIRAGHHCCQPLMRWLKVSSTARASFYLYNTEEDVDRLVSALIQTKEYFGDAT; via the coding sequence ATGATCGCCTCCGTCCGTGAGCAATTTCCCATTCTTCACCAGGAGATCAACGGACATCCGCTGGTATATCTCGACAATGCCGCGACATCGCAAAAGCCGCAGGTGGTCATAGATGCCGTCAAGCGGTACTACGAATGGGAGAACTCCAATGTGCACCGCGGAGTTCATACGCTCGGCAGCCGTGCTACCGATGCTTATGAAGGAGCCAGGGAGAAGGTTGCCCGTTTCATAAATGCCGAGAGTTCGGAGCAGATTATATTCACCCGCGGAACGACGACGGCCCTGAATCTGGTGGCTTCATCCTACGCACGCTCCGTTTGCGGTCCTGGGGATGAAATCGTCCTGACGGAAATGGAGCATCACAGCAATCTCATTCCGTGGCAGCAGGCGGCCATCGCCGTCGGCGCTACGCTGAAATATATTCCTCTGCAGCCTGACGGCACGATCCGTGTCGAAGATGTAGAGGAACTGGTTACCGAACGGACCAAAGTCGTAGCCATCGCATACGTGTCCAACGTCATGGGCGTCGTGCATCCCGTTAAACAAATCGCGGAAATCGCGCATCGGCACGGTGCCGTTATCGTGGTGGACGGGGCGCAAAGCACGCCGCACATGAAAGTGGACGTTCAGGACCTGGACTGCGATTTCTACGCTTTGTCCGGACACAAGATGTGTGCTCCAACAGGTATCGGCGCATTATACGGCAAGAAGGCGCTGCTGGAATCAATGGAGCCGATCGAATTCGGCGGAGAGATGATCAATGACGTCGGGTTGTACGAATCGAACTGGAAGGAGCTCCCTTGGAAGTTTGAGGGCGGCACGCCCATCATTGCAGGAGCTGTCGGACTTGGCGCCGCGATCGATTTCCTGGAGGAAATCGGAATGGACGCCATCGAACGGCATGAGGCTCAGCTTGCGAACTACGCCATGGACCGGATCTCCGAGATCGAAGGCATCTCCATTTACGGTCCCCGTAAGCGTAAAGTGGGCCTTATCACATTCAATCTTGGAGACGTTCATCCGCATGACGTGGCAACCGTTCTGGATGCCCAGGGGATTGCGATTCGTGCAGGACATCATTGCTGTCAACCGCTTATGCGTTGGTTAAAAGTATCTTCCACGGCACGCGCGAGCTTTTATCTGTATAATACAGAAGAGGACGTTGATCGATTAGTTAGCGCCTTAATCCAGACAAAGGAGTATTTTGGCGATGCAACTTGA